The DNA window GTCTGAGTGGGGCGTATGGGGCTTGTGGGGCGGGGTGTGTCCGAATCTGTTGCACGGGCGCTCCGCGGCGAGGTCGGGGGCGAGCGGGGCCCAGGGCCCGGACCCGATTCTGGCGCCCTGGGAGGATCGTTCGGGCCCCGCCCCGGGTGTGTCCGTCGGTTTCCGCATGATTGCGCGGTTCTGACGGCCTCGCAGTCGGGTGCGCCCCGGAACGATCCTCCCGGGGCGCCATGTTCGGCCCCGGGAGGGGCGGCGAGAAGCGGAACCTGAGACAGATGGGGCGCGCGGGTCGCGTGGGACCAGTCGGACCCGGTCCGGACCCGGTCCGTGTCCAAATCTGCCACAAAGGCCCCAATCGAGTCGGGGCGCGCAAGAAGAATCGTTGATATTCCGCGGTTTCCTCCGCGACCTATCCCGGCCCGGGGCGCCTTTGTGGCAGATTTGGACACGACCCCGCCCCGGGTCGCCCCAGGAGCCCCACCAGTCCCACTCGGACGCCCCAGAATAACCTTCCGGGGTGGGGGCGGCGGGGAGGGCGCGTTCTGCGGCCGGTTCGTCGCCCCCGGCCCGTCATCCTTCCGCGAGCGCGTAGGTTTCTAGTCGAACGCGTACCTCCCGTCTGCGCGTTCGACTGGAAACCTACACGTTCGCGAAGGGTCGGGGGCGTCCCGGTGGGGTCCGGGGGTGGGCGAGACCCCCTGGGACCGGTCTGGGTGGTGGGGTCCTTCCCGGGTCGGCGCTCCCGCGGGCCCGACATCGTGTTCGACCCGCGGGGGACGACGGTGGTGCCCGGGTCGGCGTTCCCGCGGGCCTGGCGGGGTCGTCGAAGTGGTCGCCGCGGTCGTCGGGCGCCCGAACCGCCCCCGACGGCCGGCCCTGCCGACCCCGCCATACTCGACCCCCTCCAACACGCCCGGAGGAGACACGGACGGGGTCGTCACGACCGACCCCGCACCCTGCGCTCCGCGCCCCGCCCACCGGTCCGACCGCGTCCGCTACGCCCTTTTCCGTCTACTACGCTCCTTCACCCTCCACTGTACGAGAAAAAGGAGCGCAGCAGAGAGTAAAGGAGCGTAGCAGACGAGAAGAGGCGTAGCAGACGACGGGTCCTTCCCACCGGATCACCGCAGATGCCCCAGAACGGGGTCACCGCGGCCCGCGGGCCCCGTTCGCTCGCCGGGGCACCCGCCCCGGCCGCCGCCCGGCCCGCGGACGCCCCTCCCCGGCCGGTCCGCGCCGGGCGGATTGTCCAAATCTGCCACAAAGGCCCGGATCGAGCCGGAGGGCGCGAGAAGAATCGTTGATATTCCGCGCTTCTTCTCGCCGCCGATCCCGACCCGGAGCGCCTTTGTGGCAGATTTGGACACGCCCTCGCCCCGGACCATCCCACCAGCACTGTTATGTCTCAGGACATGGGTGACGGTTCTGTATCAGGACATCGGTGACGGTTCGGCGGGTCCTGGTGGTGACACTCGTGGTTTGGGATTGAGGGGTGAGCCCCGATAAGAACCGCAGTGTTGATCCCCGTGTCCGTCTGGCGATCGCCCGATGGCCCGATGACGCGCCCCGCGGGGCGGTGACGACGTTTGGCGCCGAGCAGGGCATCTGGCGCAAGACGTTCTACGTCTTGCGCCGGCGCGCGCTGGGGGGAGGGGCCCGCGGCGGCGGGCGAGCCCCGGTCGCGCCGTCCGCGCACCAGCCCGAGCCGCCTGCCCGATCAGGTTCGCGCCCGGGCCCTCGATGTGCGCGCGGCTCCGGGGGCGCTCGGGACTGGACCACGGTCCGATCAGCGTGCACGACAAGATGGCCGCCATGGGCCTTGAGGCGCCCTCGCCGGCGTGGCTGGCCAGGATCTTCCGTCAGGAGGGGGTGGCCAGGGCCGAACCGTCCAAGAGACCGAGGGCGGCGTGGCGCCGGTTCGACCTGCCCCGCCCCCAACGCCTGCTGGCAGCTCGACGCCACCGAGTACGTCCTGGCCGGCGGGCGCAAGGCGGTGATCTTCCAGCTCCAGGACGACCACTGGCGCCTGGCGGTGGCCTGACTGGTCGCCCCGGGCGAGACCAGTCAGGCGGCCATCGACGTCTTCGACAAGGGCGTAGCCGCCCGGGGCGTGCCCCCGGCGCCCGCGCGGCCGACAACGGCGCGGCCCCGGGCCCCAGCCGGCGCCCAGTCACCGGCCGCCCGGCCGGGGCACGTGCGCTCCCTGGGCGTCGAACCCCCCGCCGCCAAAGCCCCTGCAGGCCCACCACCCACGGGCGACAACGAGCGCTTCGGCCAGACCCTGCTCCGCTACCTGGACCAGCAGCCACTGGCCGACTCCATCGCCGAGCCCCCGGGAGACGGGTCGACCGCTTCGACCACACCCTGCAACACCCAGCGCCCCCACCCCGGCCTGCCCGGGCGCATCACCGGGCAGCAGGCCTGGGACGCCACCGAGGTCGCCCGGGCACCCCGACCGGGCCACGACACCGACCCCATCACCCCCGGCGGCGAACCCGCGCGCGACGCGCCCGCCGGGCGCCGACCGCCGCACCGGCGCAGGCCCATCGCCCCCAGCGGCGAGCGCGAACTGACCATCACCCGCAACGGCACCGTCCACATCGGCGGCATCGCGTTCCTGGTCCGCCGCGCCCTGGCCGGGCACCGAACCACCGCGATCTGGGACGCCACCACCATCACCTTCGCCCACGCCCACGGCCGGCATCCTGATCCAGTACAACTGGCCGCCCGAAGGCGTCACCTACGTCTCCCACCACCCGCCCGACCCCACCAACCAACGCGCCAGGCCCCAGGCCGCAACAGGCCCCAACCGTCACCGAAGTCCTGACACACCAAACGTCACCGATGTCCTGATACAGAACCGTCACCCATGTCCTGAGACATCACACCATCCCACCAGCACCACCAGCACCAGAACCCGGGTGCACCCAGAGTAACTTTCGGTGCAGATCTGGTCGGAGATCGGGGGTGGTGCCGGTCCGGATCGCACGATGTGAGCTCAGCTCGACGAAATCCACCTCAGCTCGCACGATGTGAGCTCAGCTCGACAAAATCCACCTGAGCTCGATTCGTGCGAGCTCAGCTCGCACAATGTGAGCTGAGGTGACATCACCGAAACGACTCCCCCGGGGGCAAGTCTCGGCCAAGCCCCCGCGCCGCGACGCGCCGAACGCCCGGGGTCCGTCCCTGCGATCATGGGACCATGAGCCGAGCCACCCTTGCCAAGGACCCCCGCGAGGTCGCGGGCATGTTCGACGCCGTCGCGCGCCGCTACGACCTGACCAACGACGTCATGAGCCTGTGGCAGGTCCGCATGTGGCGGCGGGTCGCCCGAGCCGCCGTCGGGGCCGCGCCGGGCCTGCGGGTCCTCGACCTGGCCGCCGGCACCGGCACCTCCGCCGTCGAGTACGCGGCCGACGGCGCCGACGTCGTCGCCTGCGACCTCTCCCCCGGCATGGTCGCCGAGGGCAGGCGCCGCCACCCGGAGATCGAATTCGTAGTCGGCGACGCCATGGCTCTGCCCTTCGCCGACGCCGACTTCGACGTCGTCACCATCTCCTACGGACTGCGCAACGTTCAGGACACCGCGGCGGCCCTGGCCGAAATGGCCCGCGTCACCCGCCCGGGCGGGCGCCTGGTCATCGCCGAGTTCTCCACGCCCGTGCACCGCGCCCTGCGAGGGCTCTACCGCTTCTACCTGGGCACGGCGCTGCCCGCGGCCGGGCGGCTGATCTCCTCCAACCCCCAGGCCTACGCCTATCTCGGCGAGTCCATTGTCGCCTGGCCCGACCAGGAGGCGCTGGCCGCGCTCATGCACGCGGCCGGCTGGCGGGGCGTGGCCTACAAGAACCTGTCCGGGGGCATTGTCGCGATCCACCGCGGCACGCGCCCGGAGGACTGAGCGCCGCGGCGAGGCCCGTGAGAAGCGGCCTCAGGAGTCCTTCCGCTCGACGAGGGTGACCTCGATCTCCTTCTTCTCCCCGTTGCGGATCACCGTGAGCTTCACCGTGTCGCCCGCCGAGTACTGGCGCACGAAGCCGGTCAGCGCGGCGGGCTGGTTCGTCGTCTTGCCGTCGATCGCGGTGATGACGTCGCCGACCTGGACGCCGGCCTTGGCCGCCGGCGAGTCGGGCTCGACCGCCGTGACCTTGGCCCCCGCGCGCGTCTCGCCGTCGGCCTTCTCGCTGCCGTTGTCGAGGGCCACCCCCAGGAAGGCGTGCGTCGCCGTTCCGTTCTCGATGAGCTGGTCGGCGACCTTGACGGCGAGGTTGCCCGGAATGGCGAAGCCGATCCCGATCGAGCCCGAGGCGCTCGAGCCCGAGGAGGACGAGCCCAGGGTGGCGATCGAGCTCGTGATGCCGATCAGCTTGCCGGTCTCGTCGAAGAGCGGGCCGCCCGAGTTCCCCGGGTTGACCGCCGCGTCGATCTGGATGGCGTTGGTGCAGGTCTTCGTGCTCGACTGCTGGCTGGGCTGCAGCACGCCCCCGAGCCCGGGCGTGCTCGAGCCCCCGGGGGAGCCGCCCTGGTTCTGGGACTGGTCCGGCTGGTCCTTCTGCTCCGTGACCACCGGACGGTTGATGGCGGAGACGATACCGGTGGTCACCGTTGAGGACAGGCCCAGCGGATTGCCGATCGCCATGACGTCCTGACCGGTGACGACCTTGCTCGAGTCGCCGATCTGGGCGACGGTGAGGTCGTCGGGGGCGTTCACGATCTGGACGACGGCGAGGTCGGTGGCCGGGTCCGTGCCGGTCAGCTCGGCGTCATAGATGCGCCCGTCCGCGAGGGTGATCTGGATCTGACTGGCCGTCCCGACGACGTGGTGGTTGGTGATGATGTGGCCCGAGGCGTCGTAGATGACGCCCGACCCCATCTCCGTGCCCTCGGCGGTCTTCACGGTGATGGCGACGACGGAATTGGCGACGGCGTTGGTCACGCTCTCCCAGTCGGGCGCGGTGCCCGCGGAGGTGACGATCTGGGTGGTCGCACCGGTGGCCACGCTCGTCGGCACCGCGCTGGCGACGGGCTGGGCCTTCTCGCCGTAGCCGAGGTAGTGCAGGCCGACGACGGTGCCCCCGGACGCCAGGAGCGCGACCACGACCGCGGTGGCGAGGACGCCGCCCCAGCCCGGCCCGCGGCGGCGACTGTCGCCGTCGGAGGACTTCGGGGGATCCGACGGCGGGACGTGCGGGGTCCCGCCACCGCCCGCCGGGGGGGAGGTCGAGGGAACCGGGCCGGGGACGGCGCCGGCCGAGGGGCCCGGCCCGTAGCCGGTGCCGGACGAGGCCGGGGCGGTGCTGGACGAGGCCGGGGCGGTACCGGATGAGGCCGGGGCGGAGTAGGAAGAGCCCGAAGCGGGGTAGGCGGAGTAGGGGGAGCCGGAGGCGGCCCTGTAGCCGGTGCCGGATTCAGACCCTGTTTCAGGCGCGTCGGCCGAGCGCTGGAAGGAGTAGCCGGGGGGCGTGGCGGGCACCGTCGTGTAACGGGCCGTGACGGCCGCCTGAGAGGCCTGGGCGGCGTCGGCGGCGGAATCGCCGTCGAAGGAGCCCGAGGGCCGACCGGAGCGGCTCCATCCCGCGGGCGGCTTGAACCGCTCTGAACCATTCGTGGCGCCGCCGCTCGGTGTGGCGCCGGTAACGTCGTCGTGCGAACTCATGACATCCTCCTCGGGCTTGTGGCCCGCTCAATAAACAAACGTAGCGAACACCCGGGTTCTGGGTCGTCTCGGAACCGCTTCTGACACTTTGCTGTGAACAATGCCAATGAAACCACATCGAGACCACCGGTCGAACCCCCCATGTGACCCCCACGACGCCCGCGGCCCGGATCCGGCCCGCGCCCGACGGGCGGAGCGGGGTCGGCGGTCGGGGCCGCGCCCGTCGTCCAGCCGGGCGTCTGCCGTCCAGCCGGGCGTCCGACATCACAGCGGCAACCCCGCGACCGGACTCAACCGGTCGGCCGCCTCCCGCTCGCGGCGCTCGGTGAGCGCGGCCAGGACGTGCGTCAGGCGCGTGGCCCAGCGCGCGGTGAGGTCGTCGTCGGCCCCGGCGGCGGCGAGCATGGTCTCGGAGACGTGGACGGGGCGCAGCGGCAGGACGCCGCGGACGGGCAGGACGGAGGGGATGGCGACGTCGGATGATAGCAGGCCCACCGTGCCCAGGCCGCAGGCGTATTCCAGGACGGGCAGGGCGGCGGCCAGCCGGAGCCCGGCGCCGACGCCGACGCTGGTGTCCAGGGCGGAGCACACGACGGCGGGCAGGTCGAGCCTTTCCGCCAGGACCAGGGCGCGGCGCACCCCGCCGAGCGGGGCGGCCTTGAGCACGACCACGTCGGCGGCCTCCAACCGCCTCACGGCGAGGGGATCGGCGGACAGCTGCACGGACTCGTCGGCGGCGATGGGCACGTCGAGGCGACGGCGCAGGACGGCGAGATCGGTCACATTCGCGCAGGGCTGCTCGGCGTACTCCAGGCCGCCGGCGGCCCGGTCCATAAGGGGCAGGGTGCGCAGGGCGGTCTCCAGGTCCCAGGCGCCGCCGATATCGATGCGCACGCGCCCGAACGGCCCCAGGGCGGACCGCACGGCGCTCAGGCGCCGCAGGTCGGCGTTGAGCGAGGCCGGGGAGGAGGCGACCCGCACCTCGGCGGTGGCGGCCCCGGACTCGGAGACGAGGGCGTGCGCCTGGTAGGCGTCGACCTCGGGGACGGCGACGTGGACGGCGATCTGCTCGCGCCGCACGGGCAGGCTCGTCAGGCCGACGGCGGCCTGCTCGATCCCGGCGGCGAGCCACGGGGCGCAGGCGGCGGCGTCGTAGTCCCAGAAGGGGGCGACCTCGCCCCAGCCGGCGGGGCCGTGGAGGAGGACGCCGTCGCGGTGGGTCAGGCCGTGCGAACGGGCGCGCACGGGCAGCTCCCAGACGACGGCGCGGTCGATGCGCGCCAGCAGACCGGCGCGGTCGCGGGCACGCAGAGCCGCCAGGTCGAGCTCGCCGCGGGCGCGCGGCTCGCCCGCCATCCGGACGGCAGGACTCCACATGCGCCAAGAATAGTCGGACGGGGCCCCTCTTTCGGGATCCTCCCGTCAATCCCCCAGGGTCGCCACCATGACGGCCTTAATGGTGTGCATGCGGTTCTCGGCCTGGTCGAAGACGATGGAGGCCGGCGACTCGAAGACCTCGTCGGTGACCTCGACTCCGTCCATGCCGGTGGCCTGGTAGATCTCCTCGCCGATGGTGGTGTTGCGGTCGTGGTAGGAGGGCAGGCAGTGCATGAACTTGGCCTGCGGGCCGGCGGTCGCCATGAGCGAGACGTTGACCTGGTAGTCGCGCAGCAGGGCGATGCGCTCGTCCCACACCTCCTTGGGCTCGCCCATGGAGACCCAGATGTCGGTGTGGACGAAGTCGACCCCGGTCACGCCGTCGGCCACCGACTCGGTCAGGGTGATGCGGGCGCCGGTGGACTGGGCGACGCGGCGGGCCGCCTCGACGCACTCCTCGTCGGGCCACAGGGACCTGGGGGCGACGATACGCGTATCGGCGCCCAGGAGCGCGCCGTTGACGAGCAGCGAGCGGCCCGTGTTGAAGCGGGCGTCGCCGACGTAGGCGAAGGAGATCTCGCCGGCGGGCTTGCCCGCGTGCTCCAGCATGGTCAGGGCGTCGCACAGCATCTGGGTGGGGTGCCACTCGTCGGTCAGGCCGTTCCACACGGGCACGCCCGACAGCTCGGCGAGGGTCTCCACCTTGGCCTGGGAGTCACCGCGGTACTCGATGCCGTCGAACATGCGGCCGAGCACCCGGGCGGTGTCGGCCACGGACTCCTTGTGGCCCATCTGGGAGCCCGACGGGTCGAGGTAGGTGGTGTGGGCGCCCTGGTCGTGGGCGCCGACCTCGAAGGAGCAGCGAGTGCGGGTGGAGGTCTTCTCGAAAACGAGGGCGATGTTCTTGCCGACCAGGCGCCGGTCCTCGCGCCCGGCCCGCTTGGCGGCCTTGAGCTGGGCGGCGAGCTCAATGAGGGCCATCCACTGCTCGGGGGTGAAGTCGAGCTCGCGCAGAAGGCTGCGGCCCTTGAGGCCCGCCAGGACGGCGGCGTCGGGGACGGGGAGTGGGTTCGGCTCGGTCATCGTCATTCCTTTCTGCGGCGGGCGCGGGGCGCGGCGGGCTCAGCCTACCGGCGTCCGCCGGGGCCCCGTTCCGGCAGCGCACCGGCGCCCGCCAACGGACTCTCCGGACTCGCGGAGGTCGGCGACGACCTCGTCAACCAGTTCGCGCAAACCGGCCAGCGCGTCCTCCGGGGTCCCGGCGAGCCAGGAGAGCGATGGGAACTCGAGGCAGGTGGCGACGAACTCCTCATCCTCGGGCGACCAGGTGACGGTGAACGTGTAACGAGCAGTGCTTCCCATGAGTACGGTCACTGGAGTCCCTCCTTCTTGTCGATCGCCTTCCCCGCCGGTGAGGTCATGATCTCCCAGGCGGAGGCGGGGCGCCCGTACAGGCCGGGTTCGCGCCAGGAGTCGTCCGACGGCGCCGTCGGGGCGGATGGGTAGGGCTGCGCCGCGTACGGCGACGGCGTCCTGGCGGGCGGGCGGTTCGGCGCCGCGGGCTGTGGGGCCGGTATCCCGTACTGAGTCGACGAAGAGGCGGACGGGTGGGCCGGCGCCGTGGGCTGCGACCATGCCGTCGCCGTCGGGTCGGGGTCGTAGGAGCGCAGGAGGTCGATGCGCTCGCGGGCCAGTTGCAGTGCCGAGGCCTCGTCCCAGGCCATGAGTGAGGCGCCGGCCAGGGGCACGTCCCGATCGCCGTCCCGGTAGTGCACCTGCGCCCGCCAGCCCCAGCTCCAGGTCCCGCCCCTGCTCAGTCCACCCTTCCCGTTCGGGGGGATGGCTCGCGCCTCCAGGTGTCCGCGCACCTGGTCCCAGGACAGGTTCCTTCTCCTCCAGCCGCGCCTGATCCTCAGGCCGGAGGCATCGGCGGTCGTGGTGTCATCGGGACGCAGCCCGTGAACCTCGAGCATGATCAAGCCCAGACCGAGAACCGCGAGCCCGCCCGCGAAAATGCGTATGGGCGCGTCGGCGTAGTCGCTCCACCACGCCTGCCACGCCTGTATCAGGAAACCGCATGCAATTCCGAGGTAGAAGAAGCGACTAGCCTCCTTGTCCCTGTGCTCCGTCAGGATGAGCCCGTCCGGGCGGGGCGGGTCGACGGTGCCGGTCCCGGGGCCCGGGTCGCGGGCCGCAATGGCGGCCATGACCCGCTCCACGTGCCGGCGCGCCCGGAGCTCGTTGTACGAGCCGCTGATGAGGCAGGGCAGCTCGATCCGCTCGCCCTCCACCGTGATGACGGGCAGAAGGAGCGGCTTCAAGTCGAATTTGATGCCTATAGGACTTCTGCCGTGCTGCGGGATGATGGCGATGGCGAGATTGCCGCGCACCTGGTCCCAGCCCAGCGTCCGTGACCTCCTCCCCGTGCGGATGCGGAACCCACCGGCATCCACGCACAGACGCTGACGATGGCGCAGGATGAAGACGATCCCGACGAGGCCGCCGATCACCAGGGGGACGATCTGGACCAGCAGCATGATCGTCCCGATGTCAAGCCAGTCGTCGGACATCTCCCTGAAGGACGACAAGTTCTTAAGGGACGAGAAGAACAAAAGGTAAGGAATGGAGAGGTATAGTGACAAGAACACCACGCTGAGGACGATCGACCACATCCCCACCCGGGAGTGGATGCCGGTGAAGACGAGGGGCTTGGCGTCGGTCAGGGGCGGTCGCCCGCCGGAGGGTGGGCCTGCGGTCATGTCGCGATCCTTTCTCCGCGGCGCCGAGGATACCCGGGCGGGGCGCCCCGCCGCGATGGGGCCCGCTCCCCCGCCCCGGACGCGGGCCACGGCGAGTGGGTGCCGGCGTCGGGCGGTGGTTCCCGGGCGCGTACTCTCCCGGACGCAGGCTCCACCCTCCCGGGCGTGGGCCGCCGGGGGTGTGGCCAACCTTGTCGGACTGCTCGCGACATCTACCCTCCCGAGCACGGGCCGCCCCGTTTCGGGTGCGAGTCCCGTCGCACTGTGGACGTTGACGGTCCGCGGGTGTCATAATGGCGGGGACCTACCCGGCTGCAACCGGATGGGTCCCTGAGGTCGGCGGCTTCAGAGCCACCGGCCGAGGGCATCCACAAGGACACTGACGGCCCGGATCAGGCGAGCGATAGCGTTAATGAGTTCGCTCACCTTCCGGGCCGTTCCCTTGTCCTTGCGGACCTCCGGTGAGGTCGGGCGGGGTCACTGCGGCGCGGTCGCGGCGCGGGGCGCGGCAGCCCGGCCTACTGGGTCGAGTCGGGGCGCCACTCGTGCGGATCGGTCCCCGCCGGTGAGGTCATGATCTCCCAGGCGGAGGCGCGGATGTGG is part of the Actinomyces sp. oral taxon 414 genome and encodes:
- a CDS encoding type II toxin-antitoxin system HicB family antitoxin, which gives rise to MTVLMGSTARYTFTVTWSPEDEEFVATCLEFPSLSWLAGTPEDALAGLRELVDEVVADLRESGESVGGRRCAAGTGPRRTPVG
- a CDS encoding demethylmenaquinone methyltransferase translates to MSRATLAKDPREVAGMFDAVARRYDLTNDVMSLWQVRMWRRVARAAVGAAPGLRVLDLAAGTGTSAVEYAADGADVVACDLSPGMVAEGRRRHPEIEFVVGDAMALPFADADFDVVTISYGLRNVQDTAAALAEMARVTRPGGRLVIAEFSTPVHRALRGLYRFYLGTALPAAGRLISSNPQAYAYLGESIVAWPDQEALAALMHAAGWRGVAYKNLSGGIVAIHRGTRPED
- a CDS encoding S1C family serine protease, giving the protein MSSHDDVTGATPSGGATNGSERFKPPAGWSRSGRPSGSFDGDSAADAAQASQAAVTARYTTVPATPPGYSFQRSADAPETGSESGTGYRAASGSPYSAYPASGSSYSAPASSGTAPASSSTAPASSGTGYGPGPSAGAVPGPVPSTSPPAGGGGTPHVPPSDPPKSSDGDSRRRGPGWGGVLATAVVVALLASGGTVVGLHYLGYGEKAQPVASAVPTSVATGATTQIVTSAGTAPDWESVTNAVANSVVAITVKTAEGTEMGSGVIYDASGHIITNHHVVGTASQIQITLADGRIYDAELTGTDPATDLAVVQIVNAPDDLTVAQIGDSSKVVTGQDVMAIGNPLGLSSTVTTGIVSAINRPVVTEQKDQPDQSQNQGGSPGGSSTPGLGGVLQPSQQSSTKTCTNAIQIDAAVNPGNSGGPLFDETGKLIGITSSIATLGSSSSGSSASGSIGIGFAIPGNLAVKVADQLIENGTATHAFLGVALDNGSEKADGETRAGAKVTAVEPDSPAAKAGVQVGDVITAIDGKTTNQPAALTGFVRQYSAGDTVKLTVIRNGEKKEIEVTLVERKDS
- the argF gene encoding ornithine carbamoyltransferase codes for the protein MTEPNPLPVPDAAVLAGLKGRSLLRELDFTPEQWMALIELAAQLKAAKRAGREDRRLVGKNIALVFEKTSTRTRCSFEVGAHDQGAHTTYLDPSGSQMGHKESVADTARVLGRMFDGIEYRGDSQAKVETLAELSGVPVWNGLTDEWHPTQMLCDALTMLEHAGKPAGEISFAYVGDARFNTGRSLLVNGALLGADTRIVAPRSLWPDEECVEAARRVAQSTGARITLTESVADGVTGVDFVHTDIWVSMGEPKEVWDERIALLRDYQVNVSLMATAGPQAKFMHCLPSYHDRNTTIGEEIYQATGMDGVEVTDEVFESPASIVFDQAENRMHTIKAVMVATLGD
- a CDS encoding o-succinylbenzoate synthase, translated to MWSPAVRMAGEPRARGELDLAALRARDRAGLLARIDRAVVWELPVRARSHGLTHRDGVLLHGPAGWGEVAPFWDYDAAACAPWLAAGIEQAAVGLTSLPVRREQIAVHVAVPEVDAYQAHALVSESGAATAEVRVASSPASLNADLRRLSAVRSALGPFGRVRIDIGGAWDLETALRTLPLMDRAAGGLEYAEQPCANVTDLAVLRRRLDVPIAADESVQLSADPLAVRRLEAADVVVLKAAPLGGVRRALVLAERLDLPAVVCSALDTSVGVGAGLRLAAALPVLEYACGLGTVGLLSSDVAIPSVLPVRGVLPLRPVHVSETMLAAAGADDDLTARWATRLTHVLAALTERREREAADRLSPVAGLPL